In Apium graveolens cultivar Ventura chromosome 10, ASM990537v1, whole genome shotgun sequence, the following are encoded in one genomic region:
- the LOC141692609 gene encoding pathogenesis-related protein 1A-like, with the protein MELPIKLSITLVCALGFLMVHSSLAQNSPQDYLDAHNAARAAVNVQPIEWDQTVADYAMNYANQRSGDCVLQHSGGQYGENIYGGPGAGLGGFTAKDAVAAWVGEQQYYDYNSNTCAQGEECGHYTQVVWRNSVKLGCARIECMNDGGLFVICSYDPPGNYVGQTPY; encoded by the coding sequence ATGGAATTGCCAATCAAACTCTCTATAACTCTTGTATGTGCCCTAGGGTTCCTTATGGTTCACTCCTCCCTTGCCCAAAACTCACCACAAGACTACCTCGATGCCCACAATGCAGCTCGGGCAGCCGTCAATGTACAACCTATAGAATGGGACCAGACGGTGGCCGACTACGCCATGAACTACGCCAATCAACGCAGCGGAGATTGTGTGCTCCAACATTCAGGCGGACAATATGGTGAGAACATTTATGGTGGGCCTGGTGCTGGTTTAGGTGGATTCACTGCAAAAGATGCTGTAGCTGCCTGGGTGGGTGAACAGCAGTATTATGACTATAATTCCAACACGTGTGCACAAGGTGAAGAGTGTGGACACTATACTCAGGTGGTTTGGCGCAATTCAGTGAAGCTAGGGTGCGCTAGGATTGAGTGCATGAATGACGGCGGCTTGTTTGTTATTTGTAGCTATGATCCTCCTGGTAATTATGTTGGACAGACTCCGTACTGA